CAAGGCGTTCCCTTTAACCAGGCTCACGTGTTTTTCTTCTTTGTTCACGAGATTGTCGAGAATTTCGTCGAGCGTTTCCGTAACGGGCTCGTCTTTTTCGGAGGCGAAACTTTCTGTGTTGTAGAGGTATTCTGCGGCGTGTTCTGCGTAAAGGTCGAGTAGCGTTGCTGAACGTTTTGCCTTGTAGTTCGGGTCGAAATCGGCGTCTCCGTTCTTGATGTTGATTTTCAAGTCCGGATTGTTTTTGGAGGCGTCCAGGTAGCACTGGTACACGTAAGACGAGCAGACCATCGTATGCTTGCCGTCATGGAACTTTTCGTCGATGATTTTTTTCAGCTCGGCAGTTACGGCCTTCAGCAACTTGATGATGGCCGCCTGTTTGAGGCTTACATCCGAGACGTCCTTGTAAATGAGGATCATCGCAAGGAGGACGAGATCGGAATAGGGGTAGGGAAGGTCTTGGCTGACGTAATCACGGGCAGTGTCGAGTACCGGTGATATGGTCTTGTCGAAGTCTTCACCAAAGCCGCCTTCTTTTGTGATGCGACGGACATGTACAAAACGAGAGCCATCATGCTCTTCGACCTTGTGCATGTGGATGCCGCCTGTGCCGGCGTCAGCAATGGCAGCTATATCGCCCCCTTGCATGAAGAGAGCGCCGTGGGTGACATTGGAGTGCGTGAATTTTTTGATGAGGAGAGATATGCCGTGATCTTCACCGTCAAAAATCAGGATATCGCCTGGCTTCAAGTCGCTTATTTTAATGGACTTTTCGTTGCTCTCGTCAAAAAAAACACTCTGTTCTATCATTGATCAACCACACTAGGAAATGATAGCCCAAAATTATATTTGAATGGAGCTTGAATCAATAGCCCATTTGGGTAGTTTTATGGGTTACTGACAGAAAAAAGATTCTGGAGGTTGTCCATGAACATCTGTTGCATTTGCGGGTTGACGCCCTTCAGGATGTGTTCGACGTAGGGCCTGCCAAAATCCGGGTGTTCTTTGTAGAGTTCCTTGATTTCGGCTTGGCTTTCGGTGAACTTGCCGAGCTTGTTGTAACAGAAAATGATGAACAGGTAGAAAATTGTTGTCTTTGGCGTGTAAAGCAAGATCTGTCTAGAAAGCTTGATGCATTCTTCGTACTTGCCTTGCAAGAGCAATATGAGAGCCTTGCCTTGCTTGATGGAGGCTTGTGCCGCAGTTGCTGGAATCAGGCGCTCGCATTCGTTGATGAGGTTCAACGCGTTTTCGTTCTGGCCAATCAGCATGTAAATCTGGATAAGGATGGTACGTGCGATGATCGTCTGCGGGTTTGCCTCGATGACCTGCTTGAAATAAGCAATTGCTTCGCTCTTGTTGCCGATAACGATGTTGTAAAAGGCCATAATCATTTGCGAGTAAATGGAATATGGCGCATTGAACATGGCCTTGCGGGCGAATTCGGCCAGCTGCATGGTGTATTCTTTTGTGTCGCCCCAGTTGTCTAGAATTGCGATGTAGTAGACAAGTGAAAGTGTATAAAGCGCTTGTTCGCTGTAGATATCGCCAGTGGCAAGAGGCGTGAGCATGTCCTTGCAGTAGTTGAATGTTTCCTTGCTGCGGTTTTCGAACTTGATGTTGCAATGCGCGGTCGCGTACCACCAATAGGGAATGGGACTTTGGGGAGTATACTTTATATTGGCCGTTGCAAGCACGATGTGTCGGAACAAAAGCATTGCCGCTTTCTGGGCAATCTCTAGAATGTTGTCTGAGCTGATTTTGACAGAGGTTGTCCAAAGCATCTCGTGCGTTGAACCGAGCCTTACCGATAAGAATAAAGTTTCGTCTTTGTCTTTGGCCGCCGAAACGTCAATTGAAAAGGCGGGGTCAAAAGAGTTGTCTTCTGTATCTGTAATGCGGAAGATGCGGTATTGGTGAATGGCTTCTACCAGAGAATAGTAGAGACCATTAGCCTTCGGGTATGCGGAAAGGTCTTTCTGTTTGAGAAAAATGATGTTGAGGTCTTTCTTGACGTCGCCTGTGTTGGGGGCTTCTTCGCTATTTCCGTCGATTTTTGCGGATACAGCCTCTGTTCTGTTGGTGACTTCAAGAATTTTGTAGATGTTGGCTAGGTGCGCTTTGACCGTATTTGCCGAAATGTTCAAAGTCTTGCAAATCTCGT
The DNA window shown above is from Fibrobacter sp. UWB16 and carries:
- a CDS encoding LuxR C-terminal-related transcriptional regulator, which gives rise to MFEHKCQSELTSRQKEILALLRKGLTNNEICKTLNISANTVKAHLANIYKILEVTNRTEAVSAKIDGNSEEAPNTGDVKKDLNIIFLKQKDLSAYPKANGLYYSLVEAIHQYRIFRITDTEDNSFDPAFSIDVSAAKDKDETLFLSVRLGSTHEMLWTTSVKISSDNILEIAQKAAMLLFRHIVLATANIKYTPQSPIPYWWYATAHCNIKFENRSKETFNYCKDMLTPLATGDIYSEQALYTLSLVYYIAILDNWGDTKEYTMQLAEFARKAMFNAPYSIYSQMIMAFYNIVIGNKSEAIAYFKQVIEANPQTIIARTILIQIYMLIGQNENALNLINECERLIPATAAQASIKQGKALILLLQGKYEECIKLSRQILLYTPKTTIFYLFIIFCYNKLGKFTESQAEIKELYKEHPDFGRPYVEHILKGVNPQMQQMFMDNLQNLFSVSNP